The Tenebrio molitor chromosome 5, icTenMoli1.1, whole genome shotgun sequence genome has a segment encoding these proteins:
- the LOC138130823 gene encoding uncharacterized protein encodes MAKLSSVLNTGFFSSALTSVSYNSPVKLPQTDPEERVINLDEVSWHDNPNDCWIIIYDRVYNITDFLDEHPGGGDILLEYAGRDASVAFRGSGHSQQALRALDRFLVGELPMHERIFRKPGGYHLSDIPE; translated from the exons ATGGCTAAACTATCGTCGGTCTTAAACACTGGCTTTTTTTCATCAGCCCTGACTTCCGTCAGTTATAACAGTCCGGTAAAGCTTCCACAAACAGATCCGGAAGAACGCGTCATAAACCTGGACGAAGTATCCTGGCATGACAACCCTAACGACTGCTGGATAATAATCTACGACAGAGTATACAACATCACCGACTTCTTAGACGAG CATCCTGGGGGTGGCGACATTTTGTTAGAATATGCAGGTCGTGACGCCAGTGTAGCTTTCAGAGGGAGTGGACACAGCCAGCAGGCTCTCAGGGCCCTCGACCGTTTCCTAGTTGGGGAACTGCCGATGCACGAAAGGATATTCAGAAAGCCCGGCGGATATCACTTGAGTGATATTCCTGAATAA
- the LOC138130391 gene encoding probable RNA-binding protein 18, whose translation MEKAKKDQNIEERRLWIGNLDPRVTEYHLLKLVQKHGAIEKFDLLFHRTGPLAGQPRGYAFVTYRNKEDALRAKEILNNALVGQRTIMVTWAYSVNNDEVEKPRPEINIPALAMSKNEKKTDRESQIQAIEAKLKLMEKKSEDELKINDTVATKPPVITQFQYNKQGITNNNLKTKTILKRHDKFNKPYNKLKSNR comes from the exons ATGGAAAAAGCCAAAAAAGACCAAAACATAGAGGAGAGGAGACTGTGGATAGGTAATCTCGATCCCAGAGTCACCGA GTATCACCTTCTGAAACTCGTGCAAAAACATGGTGCCATCGAAAagtttgatttattatttcatcGGACGGGACCGTTAGCTGGACAACCCCGCGGTTACGCTTTTGTTACTTATAGAAACAAGGAGGATGCCCTTCGTGCAAAGGAAATACTGAACAATGCTTTAGTAGGTCAAAGAACTATCATGGTTACTTGGGCTTACAGTGTGAACAAT GATGAAGTGGAAAAACCTCGGCCTGAAATTAATATTCCAGCATTAgctatgtcaaaaaatgagaAGAAAACTGATCGAGAATCTCAAATTCAAGCTATAGAAGCTAAGTTAAAGTTAATGGAGAAGAAGTCAGAAGATGAGCTGAAAATTAATGATACTGTGGCAACCAAACCTCCTGTTATTACACAATTTCAGTATAACAAGCAGGGAATTaccaacaataatttaaaaactaaaactaTTTTAAAGAGGCatgataaatttaataagcCTTACAACAAACTTAAGAGTAATAGGTAA
- the LOC138130262 gene encoding uncharacterized protein, with protein sequence MYGNSWTVDVIILTIILWTVLYFYFTRKFSYWKNKNVPFLPPLPFFGNAFGVFTLQKNIGEFSRNIYESTTKSFIGFFICDEPYLLIRDPELVKNVLIKDFAVFANRSIFNNEKDDPMGSHLLFLLKTPDWRDMRRKISPVFTSGKMKNMYRLIAEVGEDMMQYLTKHVSKNPVVEVKEITAKYTTDGITSAAFGINANCFKNENAEFRVVSRRVLNWSLLERAISTSCYFIAPNLVKLFKLKFVDTESATFLRNAFWRTMNEREEKKFIRNDLLDILIDIRKQEDIDDSYKLEGDKLVAQATQFFLAGFETTSSTISFALYELAINQDIQRKLREEIRDVLSKFAGEISYESLKEMEYLDMCVKETLRKYPVLPFLDRRNNADYPIAGSDLVLEKGTPIFISIWGLHFDPTYYPDPEKFDPTRFTEENVKSRPQFTYLPFGEGPRNCIGARFGTVSAKSGIARIITNFEVDLCEKTPHPIKVDPKGFLLSPGAELHLKFKPCEKCLNEKMLLTPYLTVDTLILLSVLTFFIYKYLSRNFNHWEKKKIFYIKPIPFFGNFLNISLFRTTIGEHLATLYNQTKEPFFGIFVFHKPHLIIRSPELIKSILVRDFNNFEDRNVASAAHDPLVSNMLFLNKNPEWKTVRVKMTPVFTTGKLKAMIPLMNDVGETMKKYIENQIPNFSVEAKEICAKYSTDVIAKCAFAINAHSFKSDDAEFRKIGRLVFDFRWSTAIQQTSYFFLPGLVRLFRMNFIDPKASDFLRETFWHAIKLRQGRNQKANDVIDAIIGMKENQEFCTNNNFEGDKVVAQAAQFFVAGFETTSSTMAFTLYELCLHPNIQRKLKNEIQTCLKQHGGFTYEAIQSMKYLHMCVCETLRKYPVLPFLDRRCKEDYQLPGSNVTIEKGTPVFIPMFGIHYDEEYFPEPNKFIPERFSDENVKNLTPFSYIPFGEGPRNCIGERFGMLGAKLGLVHILSEFEIEKSTDTPVPLEFEPKSLVLASKVGLPMKFRKSVTSAA encoded by the exons atgtatggaaaTTCGTGGACAGTAGATGTTATCATCTTAACAATAATATTGTGGACAGTGCTATATTTCTATTTTACGAGAAAATTCAGttattggaaaaacaaaaatgtaccGTTTCTTCCTCCGTTGCCATTTTTCGGAAACGCATTCGGGGTGTTCACACTCCAGAAGAACATTGGAGAGTTTAGTCGAAATATTTACGAAAGTACAACAAAATCTTTTATAGGCTTCTTTATTTGCGATGAACCATATTTATTGATCAGAGACCCAGAGTTagtcaaaaatgttttaataaaagattttgctgttttcGCTAATAGAAGCATTTTCAACAACGAAAAAGACGATCCGATGGGATCGCATCTGCTTTTTCTTTTGAAAACTCCGGACTGGAGAGACATGCGTAGAAAAATAAGTCCAGTGTTCACTTccggaaaaatgaaaaacatgtATCGATTAATCGCTGAAGTTGGTGAAGATATGATGCAATATTTGACAAAGCACGTCAGCAAAAATCCTGTGGTAGAAGTGAAAGAAATCACAGCCAAGTACACGACGGATGGTATTACGTCAGCAGCCTTTGGGATCAAtgcaaattgtttcaaaaatgaaaatgctgAATTTAGAGTGGTGTCAAGAAGAGTATTGAATTGGTCACTTCTTGAGAGGGCTATATCCACCTCGTGTTATTTTATTGCTCCAAACTTAGTAAAgctttttaaattgaaatttgtcgATACAGAGTCGGCAACTTTCTTACGAAATGCCTTTTGGAGGACTATGAATGAGAGGGAGGAAAAGAAATTTATCAGAAATGATTTATTAGATATTCTGATTGACATAAGAAAGCAAGAAGACATTGACGATTCTTACAAATTAG AGGGTGATAAATTGGTGGCGCAAGcaacacaattttttcttgctgGATTTGAAACGACGAGCTCAACAATTTCTTTTGCACTGTATGAGTTGGCAATTAACCAAGATATACAACGAAAATTAAGAGAAGAAATCAGAGATGTGTTAAGTAAATTTGCTGGAGAAATATCTTACGAATCTCTAAAAGAAATGGAATATTTAGATATGTGTGTTAAAG AAACTTTAAGAAAATATCCAGTACTACCTTTCCTAGATAGAAGAAATAATGCAGATTATCCAATAGCAGGGAGTGATCTTGTTTTAGAAAAGGGCACACCAATATTTATATCAATTTGGGGATTACATTTTGATCCCACCTATTATCCAGATCCAGAAAAATTTGATCCCACGAGATTTACTGAAGAAAACGTTAAATCTAGGCcacaatttacatatttacccTTTGGAGAGGGACCTAGAAACTGCATAG GTGCAAGATTTGGTACAGTGAGTGCGAAATCTGGAATCGCTcgaataataacaaatttcgAAGTTGACTTATGTGAAAAAACACCACATCCAATAAAAGTCGACCCTAAAGGATTCTTATTGTCGCCAGGTGCAGAACTTCATCTTAAATTTAAACCATGTGAgaagt gtctaaatgaaaaaatgttgctGACACCTTACTTGACCGTTGAcactttgattttattatcagttttaacatttttcatctACAAGTACTTATcaagaaattttaatcactgggaaaagaaaaaaatcttttatattaaacCAATCccattttttggaaattttctaaatatttcgTTGTTCCGGACCACGATTGGAGAACACCTGGCAACACTTTACAATCAGACGAAAGAACccttttttggaatttttgtgtTCCACAAGCCCCACTTGATTATAAGGAGTCCAGAACTCATTAAATCGATATTAGTGCGagattttaacaattttgaaGACAGGAATGTCGCTAGCGCTGCACACGATCCTTTGGTATCCAATATGCTTTTCCTTAACAAGAACCCAGAATGGAAAACTGTCAGAGTAAAGATGACTCCTGTTTTCACCACGGGGAAACTAAAAGCTATGATCCCCCTAATGAACGACGTTGGAGAAACCATGAAGAAATACATAGAGAACCAAATACCCAATTTCTCCGTAGAAGCGAAAGAAATCTGTGCAAAATATTCGACGGACGTGATAGCGAAATGCGCTTTCGCCATTAATGCGCATAGTTTCAAGAGTGATGATGCCGAATTCAGAAAAATAGGTCGATTAGTGTTTGATTTTCGATGGTCAACGGCAATACAACAAACTTCTTACTTTTTCCTACCAGGTCTGGTCAGACTTTTCCGAATGAATTTTATAGAtcctaaagctagtgactttttACGAGAAACCTTCTGGCACGCTATTAAACTCAGACAAGGAAGAAACCAAAAAGCCAACGATGTGATAGACGCTATCATCGGCATGAAGGAAAACCAAGAATTTTGCACGAATAATAATTTTG AGGGTGATAAAGTGGTGGCGCAAGCGGCCCAGTTTTTTGTTGCTGGTTTTGAAACTACCAGCTCTACTATGGCATTCACTTTGTACGAGCTCTGTCTCCATCCGAATATTCAACGAAAGCTAAAGAATGAAATTCAGACGTGTCTTAAACAGCATGGAGGGTTCACTTATGAGGCAATACAAAGCATGAAATACCTGCATATGTGTGTCTGTG AAACGTTGCGCAAGTATCCTGTTTTGCCATTTTTGGACCGAAGATGTAAGGAAGATTATCAACTACCTGGCAGCAACGTCACGATAGAAAAAGGGACTCCTGTTTTTATTCCGATGTTTGGGATTCACTACGACGAAGAATATTTCCCAGAGCCCAACAAATTCATTCCTGAGCGATTTTCggatgaaaatgtaaaaaatctaACACCATTTAGTTACATCCCGTTTGGAGAGGGGCCAAGAAATTGCATTG GTGAACGATTTGGTATGCTCGGTGCTAAATTGGGTCTGGTTCACATTTtatccgaatttgaaatagaAAAGTCAACTGACACTCCAGTCCCGTTAGAATTTGAGCCTAAGAGCTTAGTTCTCGCTTCCAAAGTGGGGCTACCGatgaaatttagaaaatcagTCACATCAGCTGCTTAA
- the LOC138130387 gene encoding cytochrome P450 6j1-like → MFANSWTIDIIILAITFWTVLYLYFTRKFSYWKNRNVPFLSPVPFFGNAFKVFTLQKNIGEFSRKIYESTTKPFIGFFICDEPYLMIRDPELIKNILIKDFAVFADRTIFNNTKDDPMGSHLLFLLKTPDWRDMRRKITPVFTSGKMKNMYPLIAEVGENMVHYLTEYVSQNPVVEVKEVTAKYTTDGITSTAFGINANCFKNENAEFRMVSRRVFNWSYLGRAISTSCYFIAPNLVKLFKLKFVDTDSATFLRNAFWRTMHEREEKKFIRNDLLDILIEIKNQEDIDDPYKLEGDKLVAQATQFFLAGFETSSSAITFALYELAVNQDIQRKLRKEIVNVLSRFNGIISYESLKEMEYLDMCVKETLRKYPVLPFLDRRNNTDYPIAGSDVVLEKGIPIFISIWALHFDSKFYPDPEKFDPTRFTEENVKSRPQFTYLPFGEGPRNCIGARFANVSTKSGIARIITNFEVDLCERTPHPIKVDPKGFLLSPGAALHLKFKPWEK, encoded by the exons ATGTTTGCAAATTCGTGGACAATAGATATTATTATCTTAGCAATAACATTTTGGACAGTgctgtatttatattttacgAGAAAATTCAGTTATTGGAAAAACAGAAATGTTCCGTTCCTTTCTCCGGTGCCATTTTTCGGAAATGCGTTCAAAGTGTTCACACTCCAGAAAAACATTGGAGAGTTTAGCCGAAAAATTTACGAAAGTACAACAAAACCTTTTATAGGCTTCTTTATTTGCGATGAACCATATTTAATGATCAGAGACCCAGAGCtgatcaaaaatattttgataaaagattttgctgttttcGCTGACAGAACCATTTTCAACAACACAAAAGACGATCCGATGGGATCGCATCTGCTTTTTCTTTTGAAAACTCCGGACTGGAGAGACATGCGTCGAAAAATAACTCCTGTATTCACTTccggaaaaatgaaaaacatgtATCCATTAATCGCTGAAGTTGGTGAAAATATGGTGCACTATTTAACAGAATACGTCAGCCAAAATCCCGTGGTAGAAGTGAAAGAAGTCACAGCCAAGTATACAACTGATGGTATTACATCAACAGCCTTTGGGATCAACgctaattgttttaaaaatgaaaatgctgAATTTAGAATGGTATCAAGAAGAGTATTTAATTGGTCATATCTTGGGAGGGCTATATCCACCTCGTGCTATTTCATAGCTCCAAACTTAGTGAAgctttttaaattgaaatttgtcgATACAGATTCGGCAACTTTCTTACGAAATGCTTTTTGGAGGACTATGCATGAGAGGGAGGAAAAGAAATTTATCAGAAACGATTTGTTAGATATTCTGATTGAGATAAAGAATCAAGAAGACATTGACGATCCTTACAAATTAG AGGGTGATAAGTTGGTGGCGCAAGcaacacaattttttcttgccgGTTTTGAAACGAGTAGTTCAGCAATTACTTTTGCACTGTATGAGTTAGCGGTTAATCAAGATATACAAcgaaaattacggaaagaaATCGTAAATGTGTTAAGTAGATTTAATGGAATAATATCTTACGAATCCTTGAAAGAAATGGAATATTTAGATATGTGTGTTAAAG AAACTTTAAGAAAATATCCAGTACTGCCTTTCCTAGATAGAAGAAATAATACCGATTATCCAATAGCAGGAAGCGATGTTGTTTTAGAGAAGGGCATACCGATATTTATATCAATTTGGGCGTTACACTTTGACTCCAAGTTTTATCCAGATCCAGAAAAATTTGATCCCACGAGATTTACCGAAGAAAACGTTAAATCTAGGCCACAATTTACATACTTACCTTTTGGAGAGGGACCTAGGAACTGCATAG GAGCAAGATTTGCTAATGTGAGTACGAAATCTGGAATCGCTcgaataattacaaatttcgaAGTTGACTTATGTGAAAGAACACCACATCCAATAAAAGTTGACCCGAAAGGATTCTTACTGTCCCCGGGTGCAGCACTTCATCTTAAATTTAAGCCATGGGAGAAGTAA
- the LOC138130388 gene encoding cytochrome P450 6k1-like codes for MVIFSFIAELVFSVVIIFIALYLYFTRNFNYWKNKNVPYIKPLPFFGNIYNGILMRHCMGEIFSDLYKKSMKPFIGFFILDKPCILLRDPQIIKKFLVNDFQYFYDRNVLNNIRDDPISTHVLFVLKNPEWKEIRTKITPVFTSSKIKVMSKLIEDVAQEMVDYLGKNIDVNSTMDMKDISLKFTVDVISTTIFGVNAYSFKNKNSEFKEIAQKLFNWDDLLTAFRMRCYFLAPAIAKLFRMSFLDPYCTRFLKKCFLEIMDSRIVSKVSRNDLIDILLQLKNNDEQFMDGDILVAQAVMFFAAGFETSSSTMAFALYELAHHPDIQNKLRHEINVISEKHGGINFDSLKEMEYLDMCVKEVLRKYPVLPFLDRKATANYNIPGTDIIIDRDTPVFIPILALHNDPRYFPSPEKFDPERFSKTNVNNIENFAYMPFGEGPRNCIGARFGKITTKLGLAYILKTFMIETTRLTENKIKFNPKGVVLSSLTGMKLRLNKV; via the exons ATGGTGATATTTTCTTTCATTGCGGAATTGGTGTTTTCcgttgtaataatttttatcgcCCTTTATTTGTATTTCACTCGAAACTTTAATtactggaaaaacaaaaatgttccgTACATCAAGCCGTTACCATTTTTTGGTAACATATACAACGGAATATTAATGCGTCATTGCATGGGGGAGATTTTCAGTGATTTATACAAAAAGTCGATGAAACCTTTTATTGGATTTTTTATCTTGGACAAACCTTGTATACTGTTGAGAGATCCTCAGATTATcaagaaatttttggtcaaCGATTTCCAATACTTTTATGACAGAAATGTACTGAACAACATACGAGATGATCCGATCTCCACccatgttttatttgttttaaaaaatcccgaaTGGAAAGAAATCCGAACTAAAATCACGCCAGTGTTCACTTCGTCTAAAATAAAagttatgtcaaaattaatagAAGACGTTGCACAAGAAATGGTAGATTATCTGGGGAAAAATATTGATGTAAATTCGACTATGGATATGAAAGATATCTCTCTTAAATTTACCGTAGATGTGATTAGTACGACAATATTTGGTGTGAATGCTTATtcatttaagaataaaaattccGAATTCAAGGAGATCGctcaaaaattattcaacTGGGATGACTTGTTAACTGCGTTTCGTATGAGATGTTATTTCTTAGCTCCCGCGATTGCTAAATTATTTAGAATGAGCTTCCTCGATCCGTATTGCACCAGGTTTCTAAAGAAGTGTTTTTTGGAAATCATGGACAGCagaattgtttcaaaagtgaGCAGAAATGATTTGATTGATATTTTACTACAGCTGAAAAATAACGATGAACAGTTTATGG atgGAGATATACTCGTCGCCCAAGCTGTCATGTTTTTCGCAGCTGGTTTTGAAACCAGTAGTTCGACCATGGCGTTTGCTTTATACGAACTAGCCCATCATCCAGacattcaaaataaactacGACACGAAATTAATGTGATTTCGGAAAAACACGGTGGCATCAATTTTGACTCCCTTAAAGAAATGGAATACTTGGATATGTGTGTCAAAG AAGTACTAAGAAAATATCCAGTGCTTCCGTTTTTGGATAGAAAAGCCACAGCCAACTACAACATTCCAGGAACTGATATCATTATTGACAGAGATACCCCAGTTTTTATACCAATTCTTGCTTTGCATAATGATCCACGTTATTTTCCCAGTCCAGAAAAATTTGATCCTGAACGGTTTTCCAAAACGAATGTTAataatattgaaaattttgccTATATGCCTTTTGGAGAAGGACCAAGGAACTGCATAG GTGCCAGATTTGGGAAAATAACTACCAAGTTAGGATTGgcttacattttaaaaacgttTATGATAGAAACAACCCGTTTGAcggaaaataaaatcaaatttaatccAAAAGGAGTGGTTCTTTCTTCTCTTACAGGCATGAAGCTGAGACTAAACAAAGTTTAA